One genomic segment of Desulfomicrobium sp. ZS1 includes these proteins:
- a CDS encoding thiamine diphosphokinase: MHWVLLANGPLTLSPVIRQVISTADRLIGVDGGSRHLRPLDIRPHLAVGDMDSIPEDLLQEYRQADVELHLHPPKKDATDLELALELALTRGASRISILGGTGGRLDHTLGNLFLLSRCLPAGIPACIMDQEQCVHLTDQSLTLSGAVGDTLSLLPATPEASGVTLTGLEYPLQDATLTFGTSWGMSNVFVETRATVTLRSGRLFVFHLFRS; this comes from the coding sequence ATGCACTGGGTTCTTTTGGCCAACGGCCCCCTGACTCTCTCGCCGGTCATCAGACAGGTCATTTCCACCGCCGATCGACTGATCGGCGTCGACGGCGGCAGCAGACATTTGCGGCCCCTGGATATTCGGCCGCATCTGGCCGTGGGCGACATGGACTCCATTCCCGAAGACCTGCTTCAGGAATACCGGCAGGCGGACGTGGAATTGCATCTGCATCCACCCAAAAAAGACGCCACGGACCTGGAGCTGGCGCTCGAACTGGCCCTCACGCGCGGCGCGTCCCGCATATCCATTTTAGGGGGCACCGGGGGCAGGCTCGACCACACCCTGGGCAACCTCTTTCTCCTGTCACGCTGCCTGCCCGCCGGAATCCCGGCCTGCATCATGGACCAGGAACAATGCGTGCACCTCACCGATCAATCCCTGACCTTGAGCGGCGCAGTGGGCGATACCCTGTCCTTGCTCCCGGCCACGCCCGAGGCCAGCGGCGTGACCCTCACCGGCCTTGAATATCCGCTTCAGGATGCCACCCTGACCTTCGGCACCAGTTGGGGCATGAGCAACGTCTTCGTCGAAACCCGGGCCACCGTGACTCTGCGCAGCGGGCGGCTGTTTGTGTTTCATCTTTTCAGGTCCTGA
- the obgE gene encoding GTPase ObgE → MRFVDEAKIIIRSGSGGQGSVSFRREKYVPRGGPDGGDGGKGGDVIMRANNNLLTLYDYRHASFQEAESGRPGGGRLCYGRAGEDKIVEVPVGTQVFEEVDGQERLIADFTKDGQEIVVAEGGRGGKGNTHFKSSVMQVPRFAQPGEPGVEKYIRLELKVFADVGLLGLPNAGKSTLISRISAARPKIAAYPFTTLSPNLGVVIDEHERKLVVADIPGLIEGAHTGQGLGHTFLRHVERSRFLVHILSIEDVNVEDPLSGFHILDDELRKFDPALGEKPQIRVINKIDLADEERLAEVRAAFDRLGLKVYFMSALDETGVDVVLDAMWNLHLQTVKDETEHGTID, encoded by the coding sequence ATGAGATTTGTAGATGAAGCCAAGATCATCATCCGTTCCGGAAGCGGTGGTCAGGGCAGTGTTTCGTTCCGCCGGGAAAAATACGTGCCCAGAGGCGGTCCCGACGGAGGGGACGGGGGCAAGGGTGGCGACGTCATCATGCGAGCCAACAACAATCTGTTGACTCTTTACGATTACCGTCACGCTTCCTTTCAGGAAGCCGAAAGCGGGCGGCCCGGTGGCGGACGGCTTTGTTATGGTCGCGCCGGTGAGGACAAGATCGTCGAGGTGCCCGTCGGTACCCAGGTTTTCGAGGAAGTGGACGGTCAGGAGCGCCTGATCGCCGACTTCACCAAGGATGGTCAGGAGATCGTCGTGGCCGAAGGCGGGCGCGGAGGCAAGGGCAATACCCATTTCAAGTCTTCCGTCATGCAGGTGCCCCGTTTCGCGCAGCCCGGCGAGCCGGGCGTGGAAAAATACATCCGCCTTGAACTGAAAGTCTTTGCCGATGTCGGCCTTTTGGGGTTGCCCAACGCGGGCAAGTCCACCCTTATTTCGCGCATCTCCGCGGCCCGGCCGAAAATCGCGGCCTATCCGTTCACCACGCTGTCGCCCAATTTGGGCGTGGTCATCGACGAGCATGAGCGCAAGCTGGTCGTGGCGGACATTCCCGGCCTCATCGAAGGCGCCCATACGGGCCAGGGCCTGGGGCACACCTTTCTGCGCCACGTGGAGCGGTCCCGCTTTCTGGTTCATATCCTGAGCATCGAGGATGTGAATGTGGAAGATCCCCTGTCCGGGTTCCACATCCTTGACGACGAGCTGCGCAAATTCGATCCGGCGCTGGGTGAGAAGCCTCAGATTCGCGTGATCAACAAGATCGATCTGGCTGACGAGGAGCGTTTGGCCGAGGTGCGGGCCGCCTTTGACCGGCTTGGGCTCAAGGTGTACTTCATGTCGGCGTTGGACGAAACCGGAGTGGACGTGGTGCTGGATGCCATGTGGAATCTGCACCTGCAGACCGTCAAGGACGAAACCGAACATGGAACTATCGACTGA
- the rpmA gene encoding 50S ribosomal protein L27, with product MAHKKAGGSSRNGRDSAGQRLGVKKFGGQTVLAGNILVRQHGTKVHPGVNVGVGKDFTLFALIDGVVKFEKYTRKNKVKTRVNIVPAV from the coding sequence ATGGCTCATAAAAAAGCAGGTGGTAGTTCACGCAACGGGCGCGACAGTGCCGGCCAAAGGCTTGGCGTGAAAAAGTTCGGTGGCCAGACGGTTTTGGCGGGCAACATTCTTGTGCGTCAGCATGGCACCAAGGTTCATCCCGGCGTTAACGTTGGCGTGGGCAAGGATTTTACTCTTTTCGCGCTGATCGACGGAGTCGTGAAGTTTGAAAAGTATACCCGCAAGAACAAGGTCAAGACCAGGGTCAATATCGTTCCTGCTGTCTAG
- the rplU gene encoding 50S ribosomal protein L21, with protein sequence MFAIVETGGKQFRVEEGRSLKVAKLDVQAGSELTLDKILLVGTGADVKIGQPFVDGAAVQCEVVEHGRDKKIIIFKKKRRKDYRRTQGHRQDYTTLKVKSIQA encoded by the coding sequence ATGTTTGCAATCGTGGAAACGGGCGGAAAGCAGTTTCGTGTGGAAGAAGGCCGCAGTCTGAAGGTAGCCAAGCTCGACGTGCAGGCCGGTTCAGAGCTCACTCTGGACAAAATCCTGCTTGTCGGAACCGGCGCTGACGTCAAGATCGGTCAGCCTTTCGTCGACGGCGCAGCCGTGCAGTGCGAAGTGGTTGAGCATGGTCGTGACAAGAAGATCATCATTTTCAAAAAGAAACGCCGCAAGGATTATCGTAGAACCCAGGGTCACCGTCAGGATTATACAACCCTGAAAGTGAAATCCATTCAGGCCTAG
- the proB gene encoding glutamate 5-kinase codes for MELSTDWREQRRRILEKAKRVVIKIGSAVLTTEKGLDPRVVNRLADQIAGLHDRGLEIVLVTSGAVAAGRCVLGADKAAGCMVHKQAASAVGQSRLMHSYDEAFAHYEKITAQVLLTKDDLRSRERFLNARNTMCRLLDWKVIPIVNENDTVAVQELKFGDNDALSSMVANLVGADVIINLTSADGVFDDNPLENPDARFVPCIENISDLNLQSMCRGKTGAGTGGMLSKLMAARRAASIGVPTLIVSGRQKHVLERVFDLEDLGSWIAPTQKMLSGRKFWLAYHLDPVGSIVVDDGAARALTSKGKSLLAAGIAGVEGSFGMGALVRIVRLDGEAVGVGLTNFKAVELRKVQGLSSSEIEKILGPCPHQEVVHRDNMVLDSSL; via the coding sequence ATGGAACTATCGACTGATTGGCGCGAGCAGCGCCGCCGGATTCTGGAGAAGGCCAAACGGGTCGTCATCAAGATTGGCAGCGCCGTATTGACCACGGAAAAAGGGCTCGACCCGCGCGTGGTCAACCGCTTGGCCGATCAGATCGCGGGGCTGCATGACCGGGGCCTTGAGATCGTGCTCGTGACCTCCGGGGCCGTGGCCGCGGGGCGCTGCGTGCTCGGCGCGGACAAGGCCGCCGGCTGCATGGTGCACAAGCAGGCCGCCTCGGCCGTGGGCCAGAGCCGGCTCATGCACAGTTACGACGAAGCGTTCGCGCACTACGAGAAGATCACGGCGCAGGTCCTCTTGACCAAGGACGACCTGCGCAGCCGCGAGCGTTTTCTGAACGCGCGCAACACCATGTGCCGTCTGCTGGACTGGAAGGTCATCCCCATCGTCAATGAGAATGACACCGTGGCCGTGCAGGAACTCAAATTCGGCGACAACGACGCCCTTTCGTCCATGGTCGCCAATCTGGTCGGGGCTGATGTGATCATCAACCTGACCTCCGCCGACGGCGTCTTCGACGACAATCCGCTGGAAAATCCCGACGCCCGCTTTGTACCCTGCATCGAAAACATTTCCGATCTGAATCTGCAGTCCATGTGCCGGGGCAAGACCGGAGCCGGAACCGGCGGGATGCTCAGCAAGCTCATGGCCGCCCGTCGCGCCGCGAGCATCGGCGTGCCGACGCTGATCGTTTCGGGGCGGCAGAAGCACGTGCTGGAGCGCGTGTTCGATCTGGAAGACCTGGGCTCCTGGATTGCGCCGACGCAGAAGATGCTCTCGGGCCGCAAGTTCTGGTTGGCCTACCACCTGGACCCGGTCGGCAGCATCGTGGTCGATGATGGCGCGGCCCGCGCCCTGACAAGCAAGGGCAAGAGCCTTTTGGCCGCGGGCATCGCCGGGGTGGAAGGCTCTTTCGGCATGGGCGCCCTGGTCCGGATCGTGCGACTGGACGGCGAGGCCGTGGGCGTGGGGTTGACGAATTTCAAGGCCGTGGAGCTGCGCAAGGTCCAGGGTCTGAGCAGCTCCGAAATCGAAAAGATTTTGGGCCCTTGTCCGCATCAGGAGGTTGTGCACCGCGATAACATGGTGCTCGACAGTTCGCTCTGA
- a CDS encoding ComF family protein has translation MVGAGLSRGLAAVLHVLGRRCQFCAAVLEHADAFPLCRNCRALLAPRVSGYCPDCGICYADPATPVYSCLSCRQGKPPWSGVAFHGLYSGALRELIQQYKFGHDHGLGLLLRDLIREAWERHGLPRPDCIVPVPMLPARVLDRGFNQSAELAGMLGKVIGFPPLLSGLRKIRDTSAQSSLGRAERHRNVAGAFEAAASLSGRHVLLVDDVMTTGATLTACAKACLAAKARRVDIFFLGRAV, from the coding sequence ATGGTAGGGGCGGGGCTTTCACGCGGGCTCGCCGCCGTGCTGCATGTGCTCGGCCGCCGCTGTCAATTTTGCGCGGCGGTGCTCGAACATGCCGATGCATTTCCGTTGTGCCGAAACTGCCGGGCGCTCCTGGCCCCGCGTGTTAGCGGCTACTGCCCTGACTGCGGAATCTGTTACGCGGACCCCGCGACGCCTGTATATTCTTGTCTGTCGTGTCGTCAGGGCAAGCCCCCGTGGTCGGGGGTGGCTTTTCACGGGCTTTACTCCGGCGCGTTGCGCGAGCTTATCCAGCAGTATAAGTTTGGCCATGACCATGGTCTGGGGCTGCTGCTGCGCGATCTGATCCGCGAGGCCTGGGAGCGGCACGGTCTGCCCCGCCCCGACTGCATCGTGCCCGTGCCCATGCTGCCCGCTAGGGTGCTTGACCGCGGGTTCAACCAGAGCGCCGAGTTGGCGGGCATGCTCGGCAAGGTCATCGGCTTTCCTCCTCTTCTTTCCGGTCTGCGCAAGATCCGGGATACCAGCGCCCAATCGAGCCTGGGCCGGGCCGAGCGGCATCGCAACGTCGCGGGTGCTTTCGAGGCGGCCGCAAGCCTGTCCGGGCGGCACGTGCTGCTTGTCGACGACGTCATGACCACGGGCGCGACCCTGACGGCCTGTGCCAAAGCCTGCCTGGCTGCGAAAGCGCGGCGTGTGGACATTTTTTTTCTGGGCAGGGCGGTATGA
- a CDS encoding flavodoxin family protein, giving the protein MNEPLIMSLSPRAGGNSDHAAALFARSLNREPRPVFLRDHQIEPCTGCGCCVEDGLCRIGADGAEELFSRIDRASGLVLTAPVYFYHLPSQAKAWIDRAQSRYMARQSGLRTPQALRCAYVVLVAGRTRGENLFAGILPTLNYFLQVFDFRIEKTLCLRGLDGADDFSRDRAAEDAVRDLARSSGW; this is encoded by the coding sequence ATGAACGAACCTCTGATTATGTCTCTCAGCCCCAGAGCAGGCGGAAACAGCGATCATGCCGCGGCTCTTTTCGCGCGCAGCCTGAACCGGGAGCCTCGGCCTGTTTTTTTGCGCGACCATCAGATCGAGCCTTGCACGGGATGCGGGTGCTGCGTTGAAGACGGCCTGTGCAGGATTGGCGCGGATGGGGCCGAAGAGCTTTTTTCGCGGATTGACCGCGCCTCAGGGTTGGTTCTGACCGCGCCGGTGTATTTTTATCATCTGCCAAGTCAGGCCAAGGCCTGGATCGATCGCGCCCAGTCCAGATATATGGCCCGGCAGAGCGGACTGCGCACCCCGCAAGCCCTCCGCTGCGCCTACGTCGTGCTGGTGGCGGGGCGGACACGGGGTGAGAACCTTTTTGCGGGGATCCTGCCGACCTTGAATTATTTCTTGCAGGTTTTTGATTTTCGTATCGAGAAGACGCTCTGCCTGCGCGGTCTGGACGGAGCTGATGATTTTTCCCGGGACCGCGCGGCCGAGGACGCCGTGCGAGATCTGGCCAGGAGCAGCGGATGGTAG
- a CDS encoding PAS domain-containing hybrid sensor histidine kinase/response regulator produces the protein MKNLSFRNFGHQSQRRVLGLLTLMLLGVMALGAKEAYRYRVIRDHQLLMKAEQAHLDLVQTFRVAMSSARLGFDRLSSAPDVPGLFALEVETDKALMLSRRALVVMHQGGELGLEGLEGQPVGQIITLAQPMPPELLEEASKLVPVVQDISDQGHFMIRTLMHALDAAKNEGASPDLGAVREQTEVLFSQATKTAEILQRDIRVRIARAIDNHQTSANQILAMTCGLVGVLLAGMITLCVRIMLSFADMLQSREKDGAAVVEANAGMERILEALPVGIAILGQDRIIRRVNLAATNLLDIEPGWFFERRVPWDMFYENVQSDDPERQPRIEFEHEVRMHALEGRTLDVIKSSIPVILQGETLILEVFMDVTQRKQAERELLQEKSRLESLLSGINEGVALTDERGGVLEVNESLCRILGVTAQKLMGRKVWDLFPDGILGTQLAQGLRTLQENPRTRLRELQLESFRDMALVVRMQPVLGEEAFGGMILSVIEVTAIVDARRRAEAASQAKSMFLANMSHEIRTPMNSILGHGELLARTRLDTEQADCVQGIRVCAESLLVIINDILDFSKIEAGMLRIAPEDVDLSALLARVRTMLSEQAQKKGLDLRLVTSGLPQVVSTDAGRLTQILVNLVGNAIKFTEHGGVELSVRGKSHAGGKAALCFSVRDTGIGISADRQKGIFVSFEQADGSLTREYGGTGLGLTIANSLVRLLGGSGISVKSQAGQGSTFSFTLVMNVSAPAPAQQLAAAIDAQERSFGRVRVLAAEDNPFNRGLLVKMLNTLNVSDIHMVENGQDAVDALAAGQVFDIVLMDIQMPLMDGLEATRQIRAMGLTVPIIALTAHALESDQRKSLEAGMNGHLAKPYRLQDLVETLNTWCS, from the coding sequence ATGAAGAATCTTTCTTTCCGGAACTTCGGGCATCAGAGCCAGCGGCGGGTCTTGGGGCTGCTCACGCTCATGCTCCTGGGAGTTATGGCGCTGGGGGCCAAGGAAGCCTATCGCTACAGGGTCATTCGGGATCATCAGTTGCTGATGAAGGCAGAGCAGGCTCATCTGGATCTGGTCCAGACTTTTCGCGTTGCCATGAGTTCGGCGCGTTTGGGCTTTGATCGCCTGTCTTCGGCCCCGGACGTGCCCGGTCTTTTTGCTCTTGAAGTCGAGACGGACAAGGCGCTCATGCTCTCGCGGCGGGCTCTGGTCGTGATGCATCAGGGCGGCGAGCTTGGCTTGGAGGGCCTTGAAGGGCAGCCTGTGGGCCAGATCATCACTCTGGCCCAGCCTATGCCGCCTGAGCTTCTTGAAGAGGCCTCGAAGCTCGTACCCGTGGTGCAGGACATTTCGGACCAGGGTCATTTTATGATCCGCACCTTGATGCACGCCCTGGACGCGGCGAAAAACGAGGGGGCCAGTCCGGATCTGGGGGCCGTCCGTGAACAGACGGAAGTTTTGTTCAGTCAGGCGACGAAAACGGCCGAAATTCTTCAGCGCGACATCAGAGTCCGGATCGCGCGGGCCATCGACAACCACCAGACCTCCGCCAATCAAATTCTGGCCATGACCTGCGGGTTGGTGGGTGTTTTGCTGGCGGGCATGATCACCCTGTGCGTGCGCATCATGCTCTCCTTCGCGGACATGCTCCAGTCGCGGGAAAAAGACGGCGCGGCCGTGGTGGAAGCCAACGCGGGCATGGAAAGGATTTTGGAGGCGCTGCCGGTGGGCATCGCCATCCTGGGCCAGGACCGGATCATCCGCCGGGTCAACCTGGCCGCGACCAACCTGCTTGATATCGAGCCCGGCTGGTTTTTCGAGCGCCGCGTCCCTTGGGACATGTTCTACGAGAATGTGCAAAGCGACGACCCGGAACGGCAGCCCCGGATCGAATTCGAGCACGAGGTGCGCATGCACGCGCTGGAAGGGCGGACCCTGGATGTGATCAAGAGCTCCATCCCGGTCATTCTGCAGGGGGAAACCCTGATCCTTGAGGTCTTCATGGACGTGACCCAGCGCAAGCAGGCCGAGCGCGAGCTGCTGCAGGAAAAATCACGTCTTGAATCGCTTCTTTCGGGGATAAATGAAGGCGTCGCCCTGACCGACGAGCGTGGCGGCGTGCTTGAGGTCAACGAGAGCCTGTGTCGCATTCTGGGTGTTACAGCCCAGAAGCTGATGGGCCGAAAAGTCTGGGATCTTTTCCCCGACGGGATTCTCGGGACGCAGCTGGCGCAGGGGTTGCGCACCTTGCAGGAAAATCCCCGGACCCGGCTGCGTGAACTCCAGCTGGAATCGTTCCGGGACATGGCGCTGGTGGTGCGCATGCAGCCTGTCTTGGGCGAGGAAGCATTTGGCGGCATGATCCTCAGCGTCATCGAGGTCACGGCCATTGTCGATGCCCGGCGCAGGGCCGAAGCCGCTTCCCAGGCGAAAAGCATGTTTCTGGCCAACATGAGTCACGAAATCCGTACGCCCATGAATTCCATCCTCGGCCATGGGGAATTGCTGGCCCGGACCCGCCTTGATACCGAACAGGCGGATTGCGTGCAGGGGATCCGCGTTTGCGCCGAGAGCCTTCTGGTCATCATCAACGACATCCTTGATTTTTCCAAGATAGAAGCCGGCATGCTGCGCATCGCGCCCGAGGATGTCGATTTGAGCGCATTGCTTGCGCGCGTGCGGACCATGCTCAGCGAGCAGGCGCAAAAAAAAGGCCTTGATTTGCGATTGGTTACTTCCGGATTGCCGCAGGTGGTGAGTACGGATGCCGGCAGATTGACGCAGATCCTGGTCAATCTGGTCGGCAACGCCATCAAATTCACGGAGCATGGCGGCGTGGAGCTTTCCGTTCGCGGGAAGTCCCACGCGGGAGGCAAGGCCGCGCTTTGTTTTTCCGTGCGCGACACCGGGATCGGCATTTCCGCGGACCGGCAGAAGGGAATTTTTGTCTCTTTTGAACAGGCGGATGGCTCCCTGACCCGTGAGTACGGCGGAACGGGCCTGGGTTTGACCATCGCCAACAGTCTGGTCCGCCTGCTCGGAGGCAGCGGTATCTCGGTAAAAAGCCAGGCCGGTCAGGGCAGTACTTTTTCCTTCACTCTGGTCATGAACGTGTCCGCGCCGGCACCGGCGCAACAACTCGCTGCCGCCATTGACGCCCAGGAGCGTTCTTTCGGGCGGGTCCGGGTTTTGGCGGCAGAGGACAACCCGTTCAACCGGGGCTTGCTGGTGAAGATGCTCAATACGTTGAACGTAAGCGATATCCATATGGTCGAAAACGGGCAGGACGCGGTCGATGCCCTTGCGGCAGGGCAGGTCTTCGACATCGTACTCATGGATATCCAGATGCCACTTATGGACGGGCTGGAGGCCACCAGACAAATCCGGGCCATGGGGCTGACTGTGCCGATCATCGCCCTGACCGCCCACGCCCTGGAGTCGGATCAGCGCAAGAGTTTGGAGGCGGGCATGAACGGTCACCTGGCCAAGCCTTACAGATTGCAGGATCTGGTCGAGACTCTGAACACATGGTGTTCTTGA